From a region of the Apis mellifera strain DH4 linkage group LG2, Amel_HAv3.1, whole genome shotgun sequence genome:
- the LOC413265 gene encoding uncharacterized protein LOC413265, producing MENVTVSIPSTPKRTTMTSLLLTRWLTSKSSTRTNPETSWSSDDRSLEYGTPPPIEEPHCYSMCASESSCTEEINCTLQVNKDIIKNLLVEHMRHIGGRLQLLDDLEENKMDLKNTENFAKLYKQHEINALLLHSSFLGHVDAIKSLHKCGADLNHSEQGQGLTPLHLCAFSNCLEGVQYLLDNGANIHLERTHTPFHYAAFGNACKVAQYFLQLGISQESCYGEETVLHSAARSDAYNVLKLLAPNNPTLDNLDCNGYAAIHHVADRGDPSCLTVLLDAGCKLDLTTKKNDTALHLAAAASCVENVDLLVERGANVHLRNHRDQTALHIAARSHSLECVEILLKKGGCDPNIEDSDGRTPLHLALGRSLLAYDVTEFLITWKANVNKTDKYGYTPLHIAALNELSQCVDILIQHGADLSARTKGGTSALSIILRKTPTSLNVFKQRLDASITLHQHGSATGEAELRLDFHPLLMNQQQGEIRYLGTFVKEGYKEILEHPLCQAFLHLKWQKIRKYYVGRLIFYLFYVLILTGWVMTALAHNCYNESHGQLDNGQPPLCANTTGINGFLYRHPALLEVEWYALMVLTILEVFRKLTSIPTYPSVRQFFTQAENMVEWCVILSVFATSFIYTGRTYPWQSHVGAFAVLCGWSNLMLMIGQLPIFGAYVAMFTSVQAQVFKLLLAYACLLVGFTASFCVIFPRSKSFSSPHIGLIKVLVMMTGELNFEDLFFPHEEDGKTIDSGSTSWILLQVSAQLSFVLFLLFVTIVLMNLLVGIAVHDIKGLQKTAGLAKLVRQTKLICDVETALFLGLMPKRLMKFLRWTALLLPSPLRAVLTVRPLNPRESRLPRDLLATAHKVAKERKNCISGTLYNRKRNAVYACLKSEPYLTFRRNFPEEEISTIDDYAIKGELAELKKICERNHQLLQDIVLMLVNDKRERLERSFEVIHDSRECYVAVSSSSLFTDEFLGREIMDDKQIHENSTDIPKASLQLPTITVGNERPRRYSLTSLKDRRLPFENENDCGRAVEGEVEAHENVDKTWQMKMKPLANHEKRTRHYSLTRSKNRRSCLYTDEDRNFLTKSVVNETVNDKTTQTLRVPLSREGRTIHCSLSNLNDPSNDLLSTRLTSTFRSVRYRQSSNSEKIAIDDIPPADSSNDHVEIDAGTPPPVDESLFYDNLDVFRQAQINSNDLRSIMWSIVTTAEMKILLQLEKCNALPEIPAGERIRNIAYMWCCYRNLAHLLPKLEQSGVKLDYVEPSTGMNAILAASLSGSVACIEHLIKRGVDINYRNPINHYTPLHFAILGNSPDTARILLDNGAKPSTYLYQEVAEPVLHCAIRAGAVEIVKLLLERGASVVEKNHMGETPLHVACFVQSIKCVELLLDSPGTNVNAVDRAHRTPLHFAVMTTYSSAKLVELLLKHGALVNAADKTGFTPLHVAALNEQSHCVDVLIWAGADVSATTSAGLSALNIILRKIPDSLQVFRQRLDASITLRRPVPHNREFEMRLHFDLLFPSGNQCETSFINTFVQERRKDLLSHPLVMAFLHLKWEKIRKFYLLRILVYAMTVICMTTYVLTALAYKCYNHDEANSSKICSSKRISGFLFRRPVIEIQWYLLLIFTCISIPRKIFGFMVYTSAKQYFSNIDNVLDGVVIISVFVTSFVYTGRTYDWQNYVGAFAILCAWTNLMLMVGQLPAFGTYVAMFTHIQFEFAKLLLAYSGLLIGFTISFCVIFVGEPSFGNPFTGLIKVLAMMAGELDFEGLITQIDQGLESDGPFVIYHPLSVCSQILFTLFIVFVTVILMNLLVGIAVHDIQGLRNHAGLTKLVRQTKLILFTEMVLHNSSIPYAFRKWMSDHKINVENRRRVLVVKPLNPLEKRLPKDILKAAYEIAQKNIPFMNDENINLSDHVIKMRQHSEEYFDSNLQLVIENLANKLQSYEDMIKSLKEQLLDTNKMLESVVKNLAKEKNIDIEANVTGGGSSGQAGVIRLGISLGLRSFVDNDMIERMKLGLAIFRELNSTIIFLLSMSSGGFCDFVKYNKNMENQIHSELIIKEEEEEEEEKEQKCETKNIVCDGESTIGIRPRPLICKPENVNIGCKSEPIETKWHWAPGAWQDATRTSAFQPYKPPTILTNLQRGNTQTEIPQLYSGSDITFHTLAGQGELTPEHIHPNTIDTPDEKGLTGLMWAAGYGQLGSARQLLKAGANKNYRGLNGETPLHLAAAYGHHDLVKLLLNHDADSNASDEEGNTPLIYGAYGDHPHVCYELLSRGADITHRNMYNISAYHAAILNNSLTAKAVIENYLIQQVINIPPDILQ from the exons ATGGAGAACGTAACGGTATCCATTCCGAGTACTCCAAAGCGTACGACCATGACCTCTTTGCTCCTAACACGATGGTTGACGTCGAAAAGCTCGACTCGTACGAATCCGGAGACAAGTTGGTCCTCCGACGATCGAAGTTTAGAATACGGCACACCGCCACCCATAGAAGAGCCCCATTGTTACTCCATGTGCGCAAGCGAAAGTTCTTGCACGGAGGAAATTAATTGCACGTTGCAGGTGAACAAggatataattaagaatctgTTGGTAGAGCATATGAGGCACATAGGCGGTCGATTGCAACTTCTCGACGAtctggaagaaaataaaatggatcTAAAGAATACGGAGAATTTCGCGAAATTGTACAAGCAACACGAGATAAACGCTTTGTTACTTCACTCCAGCTTCTTAGGTCATGTCGACGCGATTAAAAGTTTGCACAAATGCGGGGCGGATTTGAATCACTCTGAACAAGGACAAGGCTTAACTCCGTTGCACTTGTGCGCGTTCAGTAATTGTTTGGAAGGAGTGCAATATCTGCTCGATAACGGAGCCAATATTCATCTGGAACGAACTCACACGCCCTTTCATTATGCCGCTTTTGGGAACGCTTGTAAAGTAGCACAGTATTTCCTTCAATTAGGTATCAGTCAGGAATCTTGTTACGGGGAGGAGACTGTGTTACACAGCGCGGCCAGGTCGGATGCTTACAACGTGTTAAAGTTATTGGCGCCTAATAATCCTACTTTGGATAATTTAGATTGTAATGGATACGCTGCCATACACCACGTAGCAGACAGAGGAGATCCAAGTTGCCTAACGGTATTACTAGACGCAGGTTGCAAACTAGATTTAACGACCAAGAAGAATGACACCGCGCTGCATCTTGCAGCTGCTGCCAGTTGCGTGGAGAACGTTGACTTGTTGGTGGAAAGAGGGGCGAACGTTCATCTGAGAAATCACAGAGATCAAACAGCCCTGCACATAGCTGCTCGTTCCCATTCCTTGGAATGCGTGGAGATACTGTTAAAGAAAGGTGGATGCGATCCCAATATTGAAGACAGCGACGGAAGAACGCCTCTGCACCTCGCTTTAGGTAGATCATTGTTAGCCTATGACGTGACGGAATTTTTGATCACGTGGAAAGCAAACGTGAATAAAACGGACAAATACGGTTACACGCCGCTTCATATCGCTGCTTTAAACGAATTATCTCAATGCGTGGATATCTTGATCCAACACGGAGCTGATCTTAGCGCTAGAACGAAAGGTGGAACTAGTGCGTTGTCCATTATCTTACGTAAAACGCCGACGTCTTTGAACGTCTTCAAGCAGAGATTAGACGCGTCGATCACGCTTCACCAGCATGGGTCGGCAACTGGGGAGGCGGAGCTTCGTCTCGATTTCCATCCTCTGCTCATGAACCAACAACAAGGCGAAATAAGATATCTTGGAACGTTCGTGAAGGAAGGATACAAAGAGATATTGGAACATCCACTCTGCCAGGCATTCCTCCATCTGAAGTGgcagaaaattcgaaaatattacgtGGGCAGGCTGATCTTTTACCTGTTCTACGTTCTCATATTAACAGGATGGGTAATGACAGCTCTGGCGCACAACTGTTACAACGAGTCTCATGGCCAATTGGACAACGGTCAGCCACCGTTGTGCGCGAACACAACCGGTATCAATGGTTTTCTTTACAGACATCCAGCCTTACTCGAGGTTGAATGGTACGCATTGATGGTGCTCACGATTCTCGAAGTATTCCGCAAATTGACCAGCATCCCAACGTATCCCTCCGTTCGCCAATTCTTCACGCAAGCCGAAAACATGGTCGAATGGTGTGTGATATTGAGCGTGTTCGCCACTTCTTTTATCTACACGGGTAGAACGTATCCGTGGCAGAGTCACGTAGGAGCATTCGCGGTGCTCTGCGGTTGGAGCAACCTTATGCTAATGATAGGGCAATTGCCAATATTCGGAGCGTACGTGGCTATGTTCACCAGCGTTCAAGCACAAGTGTTCAAACTTTTGTTGGCGTACGCCTGCCTCCTGGTAGGGTTCACGGCGAGCTTCTGCGTGATCTTTCCACGATCGAAATCGTTCAGCAGCCCCCACATCGGCCTGATCAAGGTTCTGGTGATGATGACAGGAGAGTTAAATTTTGAGGATCTGTTCTTTCCTCACGAAGAGGACGGGAAAACGATCGACTCGGGGAGCACGTCTTGGATCTTGTTGCAAGTTTCCGCCCAGTTGTCGTTCGTCCTATTCCTTTTATTCGTCACGATCGTGTTGATGAACTTGCTTGTAGGAATCGCGGTTCACGATATAAAGGGACTACAAAAAACGGCAGGACTTGCAAAACTCGTTCGCCAGACGAAGCTTATCTGCGACGTCGAGACGGCACTTTTTTTGGGTCTGATGCCAAAaagattgatgaaatttttacgatgGACCGCTCTGCTGCTACCATCACCTTTGAGAGCTGTTTTAACCGTTCGTCCCCTGAATCCGAGAGAGAGTAGACTGCCTCGCGATTTGTTAGCAACGGCGCACAAGGTCgccaaggaaagaaaaaattgtatatctgGAACTTTGTACAATAGAAAGAGGAACGCCGTGTACGCGTGTTTGAAAAGCGAGCCATACTTGActtttcgtcgaaatttcccggaagaagaaatttccacGATCGATGATTACGCGATTAAGGGAGAATTGGcagaattgaaaaagatttgcGAGAGAAATCATCAACTTCTTCAGGATATCGTGTTGATGTTGGTGAATGATAAGCGCGAA CGATTGGAACGTTCTTTCGAGGTGATCCACGATAGTAGAGAGTGTTACGTCGCAGTTTCTTCATCATCCTTGTTCACGGACGAATTTCTTGGGCGAGAGATAATGGACGATAAACAGATACACGAGAACTCCACCGACATACCGAAGGCTAGCTTGCAACTTCCGACAATTACGGTTGGCAACGAAAGACCGCGGCGTTACTCGTTAACCAGTTTAAAAGATCGTCGTCTCccgtttgaaaatgaaaacgatTGCGGGAGGGCGGTAGAAGGAGAAGTTGAAGCGCATGAAAATGTCGACAAAACGTGGCAAATGAAAATGAAGCCGCTCGCCAATCATGAGAAAAGAACCAGACATTATTCCCTGACTAGATCAAAAAATCGTCGTTCCTGCCTGTACACGGATGAAGACAGAAATTTCTTGACCAAGTCTGTTGTGAACGAGACAGTCAACGATAAAACGACGCAAACGTTAAGAGTACCGTTGTCCCGTGAAGGAAGAACGATACACTGTTCGTTGTCGAATCTCAACGATCCGTCGAACGATCTTCTGTCCACCAGATTGACTTCTACCTTTAGATCCGTCAGATATCGTCAATCGAGCAATTCGGAGAAGATAGCGATCGATGATATTCCTCCGGCAGATTCCTCGAACGATCACGTGGAAATCGACGCCGGCACGCCTCCACCGGTTGACGAATCTCTCTTCTACGACAATCTTGACGTATTCAGGCAAGCGCAGATCAACAGCAACGATCTCAGATCGATCATGTGGTCGATCGTCACTACGgctgaaatgaaaatattacttcAATTAGAAAAGTGTAACGCGTTGCCGGAGATACCGGCAGGAGaacgaataagaaatatagcGTACATGTGGTGCTGTTATCGCAATTTGGCGCATCTATTACCAAAATTGGAACAATCAGGCGTGAAATTGGATTACGTGGAGCCTAGCACGGGCATGAACGCGATCCTAGCCGCGTCGTTAAGTGGTAGCGTGGCTTGCATCGAGCATCTGATAAAGAGAGGCGTCGATATCAATTACCGGAATCCGATCAATCATTACACGCCTCTTCACTTCGCTATCCTAGGAAATTCGCCTGACACGGCCCGGATACTGCTCGATAACGGTGCAAAGCCGAGCACGTATCTTTACCAGGAGGTGGCCGAACCAGTTTTGCATTGCGCTATCAGAGCAGGGGCTGtggaaatagtaaaattattattggaacgAGGAGCAAGCGTCGTCGAGAAAAACCATATGGGCGAGACGCCGCTCCACGTAGCTTGTTTCGTTCAATCGATAAAATGCGTCGAATTACTTCTAGATTCGCCCGGTACCAATGTCAACGCAGTTGATCGGGCACACAGAACCCCACTTCATTTCGCCGTGATGACCACTTACTCCTCCGCGAAGCTCGTAGAACTTTTGTTAAAACACGGTGCCCTGGTGAACGCGGCGGACAAAACTGGCTTCACCCCCCTTCACGTGGCGGCATTAAACGAACAATCTCATTGCGTGGACGTATTAATTTGGGCCGGTGCGGACGTCAGTGCGACCACCAGCGCGGGACTTTCCGCTTTGAACATTATTCTCAGAAAGATACCGGATTCCCTTCAAGTGTTTCGGCAAAGATTGGACGCCTCGATAACGCTCAGAAGACCCGTGCCTCACAACAGAGAGTTCGAGATGAGATTGCACTTCGATTTACTCTTTCCCAGCGGGAATCAATGCGAGACCAGTTTCATCAACACTTTCGTTCAGGAACGGCGTAAAGATTTGCTCTCCCATCCGTTGGTAATGGCTTTCCTGCATCTGAAATGGGAgaagattagaaaattttatctgcTCAGAATTCTGGTTTACGCTATGACCGTGATCTGTATGACCACGTACGTACTCACCGCGCTAGCTTACAAGTGTTACAACCACGACGAGGCGAACAGCTCGAAAATTTGCAGCAGCAAACGTATCTCTGGATTCTTATTCAGGCGACCGGTGATCGAAATTCAAtggtatcttttattaatattcacttGTATCTCTATTCCTAGGAAGATATTCGGTTTCATGGTATACACGTCCGCGAAGCAATACTTCTCGAATATCGACAATGTGTTGGATGGTGTTGTTATAATCAGCGTTTTCGTCACGTCATTCGTTTACACGGGACGCACATACGATTGGCAAAATTACGTCGGAGCATTTGCGATACTGTGCGCTTGGACAAACCTGATGCTGATGGTTGGTCAATTACCGGCTTTTGGCACGTACGTGGCGATGTTCACTCACATACAATTCGAATTTGCTAAGCTGCTGCTTGCTTATTCCGGATTGCTGATAGGTTTCACTATCAGTTTTTGCGTCATTTTCGTCGGAGAACCATCCTTCGGTAATCCTTTCACGGGACTCATCAAAGTATTGGCAATGATGGCCGGAGAATTGGACTTCGAAGGGCTTATCACGCAAATCGATCAAGGATTGGAATCCGACGGACCTTTTGTTATTTATCATCCGTTATCGGTATGCTCACAGATCCTGTTCACTCTGTTCATCGTGTTTGTTACGGTTATATTGATGAACTTGCTGGTTGGAATAGCTGTTCACGACATTCAAGGTTTAAGAAATCACGCCGGTCTCACGAAACTTGTACGCCAAACAAAATTGATACTATTTACGGAAATGGTCTTGCACAACAGTTCGATTCCGTACGCTTTTCGAAAATGGATGTCCGATCATAAGATTAACGTGGAGAATAGAAGGAGAGTCTTAGTGGTGAAACCGTTGAACCCTTTGGAGAAAAGATTACCCAAAGATATTCTGAAGGCTGCTTATGAAATAGCACAGAAAAATATACCGTTCATGAACGACGAAAACATTAATTTGAGCGATCACGTAATAAAAATGCGACAACATAGCGAGGAATATTTCGACTCGAATTTGCAATTGGTTATCGAGAATTTAGCAAACAAACTACAATCTTACGAAGATATGATCAAATCGTTGAAAGAACAATTGTTAGATACTAATAAAATGCTGGAGAGTGTTGTGAAAAATCTGgcaaaggaaaagaata TTGATATTGAAGCAAATGTTACTGGTGGGGGGTCTTCTGGACAAGCTGGTGTTATACGATTAGGTATTTCATTAGGGCTTCGAAGCTTTGTCGATAATGACATGATAGAAAGAATGAAACTtg GTTTAGCAATATTTAGAGAACTAAATtctactataatatttttattatctatgagTAGTGGTGGT ttttgtgattttgtgaaatataataaaaatatggaaaatcaaattcattctgaactaattataaaagaagaagaggaagaagaagaagaaaaagaacaaaaatgtgaaactaaaaatattgtttgtgaTGGGGAATCAACAATTGGTATCAGACCAAGACCATTAATTTGTAAAccagaaaatgtaaatattggaTGTAAATCCGAACCTATAGAAACCAAGTGGCATTGGGCTCCAGGAGCATGGCAAGATGCTACAAGAACTAGTGCTTTTCAACCATATAag cctcCTACTATACTTACTAATTTACAAAGAGGTAATACCCAAACAGAAATACCTCAACTTTATAGTGGTAGTGATATTACATTTCATACATTAGCTGGTCAAGGTGAACTTACACCTGAACATATACATCCAA atactATAGACACACCTGATGAAAAAGGTTTAACTGGTCTTATGTGGGCTGCGGGATATGGACAATTAGGTAGTGCACGGCAATTACTTAAAGCTGGTGCTAATAAGAATTACCGTGGTCTTAATGGAGAAACACCTTTGCATTTAGCAGCTGCTTATGGACACCATgatcttgtaaaattattattaaatcatgatGCAGATTCGAATGCAAGTGATGAG gaagGAAATACACCTTTAATATATGGAGCATATGGTGATCATCCACATGTatgttatgaattattatccaGAGGTGCTGATATAACACATCgtaatatgtacaatataagTGCTTATCATGcagcaatattaaataattcattaactg ctAAAGcagttattgaaaattatttgatacaaCAAGTGATAAATATACCACCAgatatattgcaataa
- the LOC113218582 gene encoding 28S ribosomal protein S9, mitochondrial-like has protein sequence MALRLMVIFPLIFTNMCDKVDIEANVTGGGSSGQAGVIRLGISLGLRSFVDNDMIERMKLAGLLTNDWRRRERKKWGQEGARAKFTWKKR, from the exons ATGGCACTAAGACTAATG gttatatttccattaatttttacgaatatgtGTGACAAAGTTGATATTGAAGCAAATGTTACTGGTGGGGGGTCTTCTGGACAAGCTGGTGTTATACGATTAGGTATTTCATTAGGGCTTCGAAGCTTTGTCGATAATGACATGATAGAAAGAATGAAACTtg ctgGCCTTCTAACGAATGACTGGAGGAGGcgtgaaagaaagaagtgGGGTCAGGAAGGAGCTCGTGCAAAATTTACATGGAAGaaacgttaa
- the LOC552307 gene encoding probable arginine--tRNA ligase, mitochondrial — protein sequence MIKNNMIYFHILRDKYIKKILESNCFGITPPLLIDNKNIIVEFSSLNIAKPFHIGHLRSTIIGNCIANLNSFLHNQVTKINYLGDWGTQFGYIYLGMKLSKIDNIEIQKNPIKTLYNVYVDANKLAENNPDMKEEAKKIFQQLELKDNVIHKNWETIKQFTVLELEKIYKRLGIIFDQYDWESMYTIKNINKVINTMEEMQLLKLDNHNRKVIYIDEQKSVPILKSDGTTLYLSRDIAAAIDRLEHVKFGKIQGMSTRKGKVIFLEDILNKAKEIMRQRQLEIKTTKVPLDEIDKTSDILGISSVIIHDLKQNRMNNYIFHWNSILDVKGDCGIKLQYSHCRLCNLEELCGAMLVTECDPHLLKELEVDNLIILISQFDEIVLKSYKELEPCILTIYLFHLCKSINIAWNKLNIKNQPSDVANQRLLLFRVAKMILAQGMKLLGLTPLEKM from the exons atgataaaaaataatatgatatattttcatatattaagagataaatatataaagaaaattttagaaagtaaTTGTTTTGGTATTACACCACCACTActcatagataataaaaatattatagtagaATTTAGTTCTCTAAATATTGCTAAACCTTTTCATATAGGCCATTTACGTTCTACAATTATAGGAAATTGTATAgctaatttaaatagttttttgcataatcaagttacaaaaataaattatttaggtGATTGGGGTACACAGTTTGGTTATATTTATCTTGGAATGAAGCtatcaaaaattgataatatagaaatacaaaaaaatcctattaaaacattatataatgtttatgtTGATGCTAATAAATTAGCTGAAAATAATCCAGATATGAAGGAAGAAgctaagaaaatatttcaacaattagaattaaaagataatgtaattcataaaaattgggaaacaattaaacaatttactgttttagaattagaaaaaatttataaaagattaggtataatttttgatcaatatGATTGGGAGTCTATgtatactattaaaaatataaataaagtaattaatacaatGGAGGAAATGCAATTGTTAAAACTAGATAATCATAATaggaaagtaatatatatagatgaacAAAAAAGtgttccaattttaaaaagtgatGGTACAACTTTATATTTAAGTCGAGATATTGCTGCTGCCATTGATAg ATTAGAACATgtcaaatttggaaaaatacaaGGTATGAGTACAAGAAAAgggaaagtaatatttttagaagatattttaaacaaagcaAAGGAAATTATGAGACAAAGACAActagaaataaaaa cAACTAAGGTTCCTTtagatgaaattgataaaacttCTGATATTTTGGGTATATCTAGTGTAATTATTCATGATCTAAAACaaaatagaatgaataattatatatttcattggaaTTCAATATTGGAt gtAAAAGGTGATTgtggaataaaattacaatattctcATTGTCGTTTATgtaatttagaagaattatgTGGTGCTATGTTAGTAACAGAATGTGATCCACATCTTTTAAAGGAATTAGAAgttgataatttgattatattaattagtcaatttgatgaaattgtaCTTAAGTCTTATAAAGAATTAGAACCCtgtatattaacaatttatctttttcatttatg taaatcaATCAATATAGCTTGGAATAAATTGAACATAAAAAATCAACCAAGTGATGTAGCAAatcaaagattattattatttcgtgtgGCAAAAATGATTCTTGCTCAAGGTATGAAATTACTTGGTTTAACACCTttggaaaaaatgtaa
- the LOC552346 gene encoding coatomer subunit delta, protein MVLIAAAVCTKAGKTIISRQFVEMTKARIEGLLAAFPKLMSSGKQHTFVETESVRYVYQPLEKVYMLLITTKASNILEDLETLRLFARVIPEYCSSMDELEIAENAFNLIFAFDEIVALGYRESVNLAQIRTFVEMDSHEEKVYQAVRMTQEREARNKMREKAKELQRQRMEAVKKSGIKNPGFGNSYGSSGNFTPTLNARDTINFVPEPVRPSYTPTQKPVNAGPGAMKLGGKSRDVDSFVDQLKEEGENVVTTPLPTTGAKPTSLTPQIINTEPVHLRQEERLNVRIGRDGGLQHFELHGLVTLHISDEKWGRIRVQLENRDTRGVQVQTHPNVDKELFRTRGQIGLKIPTKPFPLNTDVGVLKWRLQAQDETALPISINCWPSENGEGGCDVNIEYELEQINLELNDVQINIPLPMGCNPIVSECDGQYTHEARRNTLVWSLPVVDATTKSGSMEFSAPSSTPADFFPLLVSFSSKTSYVNIKVTEVLLVEDESPVKYSVETVFFTDNYEVV, encoded by the exons ATG GTACTTATTGCTGCAGCAGTTTGCACAAAAGCAGGCAAAA ctATTATTTCTCGTCAATTTGTGGAAATGACAAAAGCTAGAATAGAAGGTTTACTTGCTGCATTTCCAAAGTTAATGAGTTCTGGCAAACAACATACATTTGTAGAGACAGAATCTGTGAGATATGTCTATCAACCTTtggaaaaagtatatatgttattaattacaacAAAAGCCAGTAATATATTAGAAGATTTAGAAACATTGAGGCTTTTTGCAAGAGtt attccAGAATATTGTAGTTCAATGGATGAACTTGAAATAGCTGAAAATGCattcaatttgatatttgcATTTGATGAAATAGTTGCATTAGGATACAGAGAAAGTGTTAATTTAGCACAAATTAGAACATTTGTAGAAATGGATTCACATGAAGAAAAAGTTTATCAAGCTGTAAGAATGACTCAAGAAAGAGAAGCTAGAAATAAAATGCGTGAAAAAGCAAAAGAATTGCAAAGACAAAGAATGGAAGCAGTTAAAAAAAGCGGTATTAAAAATCCTGGATTTGGTAATTCTTATGGAAGCAGTGGTAACTTTACACCAACACTTAATGCAAGAGatactattaattttgtacCAGAACCAGTTAGACCTTCATATACACCAACAca aaaaCCTGTCAATGCTGGACCAGGTGCAATGAAATTGGGAGGAAAATCTCGTGATGTTGATTCATTTGTAGatcaattaaaagaagaaggagaaaatgtTGTAACAACTCCCTTACCTACAACTGGTGCAAAACCAACATCACTTACACCACAGATAATCAATACTGAACc agTTCATTTACGACAAGAAGAACGTCTTAATGTCAGAATTGGTCGAGATGGTGGTTTACAACATTTTGAATTGCATGGTTTAGTGACATTACATATTTCGGATGAAAAATGGGGTCGAATTCGTGTACAATTAGAAAACAGAGATACAAGAGGGGTTCAAGTACAAACACATCCTAATGTGGATAAAGAATTATTCAGAACACGTGGTCAGATAGGCTTAAAAATTCCTACAAAACCATTTCCATTAAATACTGATGTTGGAGTATTAAAATGGCGATTGCAAGCTCAAGATGAGACAGCATTACCTATTTCAA ttaattGTTGGCCATCTGAAAATGGAGAAGGTGGATGTGATGtgaatatagaatatgaatTAGAACAGATTAATCTAGAATTAAATGatgttcaaataaatattccattaccTATGGGATGTAATCCTATAGTAAGCGAATGCGATGGACAATATACACATGAAGCACGACGAAATACACTTGTATGGTCTTTACCAGTGGTTGATGCAACAACGAAGTCAGGTTCAATGGAATTCTCAGCACCTTCTTCTACTCCTGCagattttttccctcttcttgtttcattttcatctaAGACATCATATGtcaatattaaa gtaACTGAAGTCTTACTTGTAGAAGATGAAAGTCCTGTTAAATATTCAGTGGAGACAGTTTTCTTTACTGATAATTATGAAgtggtataa